A window of Marinobacter salarius contains these coding sequences:
- a CDS encoding COX15/CtaA family protein, with amino-acid sequence MNTTQPRLSRPAHLMARWSLLATLLAVVVIMLGAWTRLVDAGLGCPDWPGCYGFLTVPHDESRMAIANARFPDTPVDVEKGWPEMIHRYAAGTLGLVVFGLAAYAFRHRRDGVPLRLPLFIAAFILLQGAFGMWTVTLKLWPQVVALHLLGGFTTLSLLTLLTLRLRRRPQPEGESPGAGRPPGLRRFRPWLYGGLALVVMQIALGAWTAANYAAVACTDLPTCQGEWWPAEMDFQHGFDVTQHVGPNYLGGQLTADGRVAIHVSHRLGAMIVLAYFTVFLALLWRRTKRTPLAWHVQLVAVALVAQIALGLANIVFHIPLSVAVAHNAMGAGLLLAVINLLWRFHQQALPEAAKTEPTTTIEREVTA; translated from the coding sequence TTGAACACCACCCAACCCCGTCTTTCCCGCCCGGCCCACCTCATGGCGCGCTGGTCGCTACTGGCCACCCTGCTGGCGGTGGTCGTCATCATGCTTGGGGCCTGGACCCGATTGGTGGACGCGGGCCTTGGCTGTCCGGACTGGCCCGGTTGTTACGGGTTTCTGACGGTGCCCCATGATGAGTCGCGGATGGCCATCGCCAATGCGCGCTTTCCCGACACGCCCGTCGACGTGGAAAAAGGCTGGCCTGAAATGATCCACCGATACGCCGCCGGCACGCTGGGGCTGGTGGTGTTTGGCCTGGCGGCCTATGCGTTCCGTCATCGTCGTGACGGCGTGCCGCTTCGGTTGCCACTGTTTATTGCTGCCTTCATTCTGCTCCAGGGCGCCTTCGGCATGTGGACAGTGACCCTGAAGCTCTGGCCGCAGGTGGTTGCCCTGCACCTGTTAGGGGGCTTTACCACCCTGAGCCTGCTGACACTGCTCACGCTTCGCCTACGCCGTAGACCGCAACCTGAAGGGGAATCACCCGGCGCAGGCCGGCCCCCCGGGTTGCGCCGTTTCCGGCCGTGGCTATACGGTGGTCTGGCGCTGGTTGTTATGCAAATTGCCCTGGGGGCCTGGACAGCGGCCAACTACGCTGCTGTGGCCTGTACTGACCTGCCCACCTGCCAGGGCGAATGGTGGCCGGCTGAGATGGACTTCCAGCATGGGTTCGATGTCACCCAGCATGTGGGGCCGAATTACCTGGGCGGGCAGCTAACGGCTGACGGTCGTGTCGCCATCCATGTCAGTCACCGGCTGGGAGCGATGATAGTGCTTGCGTACTTCACGGTTTTTCTGGCATTACTGTGGCGCAGGACAAAGCGAACACCACTGGCGTGGCATGTGCAGCTGGTGGCCGTGGCCCTGGTTGCGCAGATTGCGCTGGGCCTGGCCAACATTGTGTTTCATATACCCCTGTCAGTGGCGGTGGCGCACAACGCGATGGGCGCAGGGCTTTTGCTGGCAGTGATCAATCTGCTCTGGCGATTTCATCAACAGGCCCTGCCAGAGGCAGCGAAAACAGAACCTACAACAACAATCGAGCGAGAGGTGACGGCATGA
- the hrpB gene encoding ATP-dependent helicase HrpB, with product MLPINNIIPDLLNTLESQTTILLQAPPGAGKTTRVPLALMDAPWRENRKILMLEPRRLAARSAARYMAGQMGEKPGQTVGYRTRLDTRVTSATVIEVVTEGILTRLIQNDPALEDYAVVIFDEFHERSMQADLGLALVREARQALREDLRVIVMSATLDTAPIARLLGDVPVLSSEGRAFPVEVAYRPIPRNGRVEEQVVSVIHEALADQSGSLLVFLPGAGEIRRVERQLQNQTGNDVIVAPLYGNLKSEEQDRAIAPAPEGYRKVVLATAIAESSLTIEGVRVVIDSGQQRRAVFEANSGMTRLVTGWVSKASAEQRKGRAGRIEPGVCYRLWSESAQFGLAEFTPPEIQEADLAPLVLELAQWGARSPEQLDWIDPPPAAHWQQAVALLQWLDMLDADSAITEHGKAARDMGVHPRLAHMILRGRDIGHGYLAAELAALLEERDLAGRSVGADMQERVRMLRGSGPRQGVDTARVISITKSVSRLAAGLERPQAMPSEDEVGRVLAQAYPDRIARKRRDEAPRYQLSNGRGAALRSDDRLARYEWLVAAELDGKAREATIYLAAPVTPALLEQDLSGHIEEYEEAVWDERRGTVVARRVRKLGQLELEETALPAPSPELVQQGLLAAVRKKGLGSLPWTPAAEQWLARVALLAERFPGEWPTVSERWLTDNLETWLGPFLAGMIRWRDLDKLNLNQALSSLLDYPQQQALEDLVPTRLTIPTGQTVALDYTAENGPVLAAKLQALFGWTKTPTVAGAQVPVVIHLLSPAQRPLAVTADLASFWQNAYPEVRKDMRGRYPKHPWPEDPLTADASQGTKKRPVR from the coding sequence ATGCTCCCAATCAACAACATCATCCCGGACCTCCTGAACACCCTGGAGTCCCAAACAACCATCCTGCTACAGGCACCACCGGGCGCCGGTAAAACCACCAGGGTGCCACTGGCTTTGATGGATGCCCCCTGGCGTGAGAATCGCAAGATCCTGATGTTGGAGCCGAGACGGCTGGCAGCCCGGTCGGCGGCAAGGTACATGGCCGGGCAGATGGGAGAGAAGCCGGGCCAGACGGTGGGTTACCGCACGCGGCTGGATACGCGGGTGACGTCGGCGACGGTGATCGAAGTGGTCACGGAAGGCATTCTCACGCGGTTGATCCAGAATGATCCGGCGCTGGAAGACTACGCCGTTGTGATTTTCGATGAGTTTCACGAACGGTCAATGCAGGCTGATCTTGGGCTGGCGTTGGTGCGGGAAGCCCGCCAGGCCTTACGGGAGGACCTGCGGGTCATCGTCATGTCCGCCACGCTGGATACCGCACCCATCGCCCGGTTGCTGGGTGATGTGCCGGTGCTGAGCAGTGAAGGCCGGGCGTTCCCTGTGGAGGTGGCGTATCGTCCGATTCCGCGCAATGGCCGGGTAGAAGAACAGGTGGTGTCCGTTATTCATGAGGCGCTTGCGGATCAGAGTGGGTCGTTGTTGGTGTTTCTCCCTGGTGCGGGCGAGATTCGTCGGGTTGAGCGTCAGCTTCAGAACCAGACAGGCAATGATGTGATCGTGGCGCCGTTGTACGGCAACCTGAAAAGTGAGGAGCAGGACCGGGCCATCGCGCCGGCGCCCGAAGGTTATCGCAAAGTGGTTCTGGCCACGGCTATTGCCGAATCGAGTCTCACCATTGAAGGCGTGCGCGTCGTCATAGACAGCGGTCAACAACGCCGGGCGGTGTTTGAGGCCAACAGCGGTATGACACGGCTGGTGACGGGCTGGGTGTCAAAAGCGTCTGCGGAGCAGCGCAAGGGGCGGGCCGGGCGGATTGAGCCTGGCGTCTGTTACCGGCTGTGGAGCGAGTCTGCCCAATTCGGTCTGGCCGAGTTCACTCCGCCGGAAATACAGGAAGCGGACCTGGCGCCTCTGGTGCTGGAACTGGCGCAATGGGGCGCGCGGTCGCCGGAGCAGCTGGACTGGATTGACCCGCCCCCTGCCGCGCACTGGCAGCAGGCCGTGGCGTTGTTGCAGTGGCTGGATATGCTGGACGCCGACAGCGCCATTACCGAACATGGCAAGGCGGCGCGGGACATGGGCGTTCATCCAAGGCTGGCGCACATGATTCTACGCGGACGGGATATCGGCCACGGCTATCTCGCCGCCGAACTGGCGGCGCTGCTGGAAGAGCGGGATCTGGCGGGCCGGTCAGTGGGGGCGGACATGCAGGAGCGGGTCAGGATGCTGCGGGGTTCCGGCCCGCGACAGGGTGTGGATACCGCCAGGGTGATATCGATCACCAAGTCGGTGTCCCGCCTGGCGGCCGGGCTTGAACGACCACAGGCAATGCCCTCCGAGGATGAGGTAGGACGCGTGCTCGCACAGGCCTACCCGGACCGGATTGCCCGTAAACGGCGGGACGAAGCACCACGATACCAGCTCAGCAACGGCCGCGGCGCAGCCCTTCGCAGCGACGACCGGCTGGCTCGCTATGAGTGGCTGGTTGCCGCTGAACTGGACGGCAAGGCCAGGGAGGCCACGATTTATCTTGCTGCACCGGTTACCCCAGCGTTGCTGGAACAGGACCTGTCCGGTCACATTGAAGAATACGAGGAGGCGGTCTGGGACGAGCGACGCGGAACCGTGGTGGCCCGTCGCGTCCGAAAACTGGGGCAGTTGGAGCTGGAGGAAACAGCCTTGCCGGCCCCGTCACCGGAACTGGTGCAGCAGGGGCTGCTCGCCGCTGTGCGCAAGAAGGGCCTTGGGAGCCTGCCATGGACGCCGGCGGCGGAACAATGGCTTGCCCGGGTCGCCCTGCTGGCAGAACGCTTTCCCGGAGAATGGCCAACGGTCAGTGAGCGCTGGCTGACAGACAACCTGGAAACCTGGCTTGGCCCGTTCCTGGCAGGGATGATCCGCTGGCGTGACCTGGACAAACTCAACCTGAACCAGGCTCTTTCCAGCCTGCTGGATTATCCACAACAGCAGGCTCTGGAAGACTTGGTTCCCACCCGTCTGACGATCCCCACCGGGCAGACTGTGGCGCTGGATTACACCGCAGAAAATGGCCCGGTACTGGCGGCCAAGCTCCAGGCGCTGTTCGGCTGGACCAAAACTCCTACGGTTGCCGGAGCCCAGGTGCCGGTGGTGATCCACCTGCTGTCCCCGGCCCAGCGACCACTGGCTGTCACGGCCGACCTGGCAAGCTTCTGGCAGAACGCCTACCCGGAGGTCCGCAAGGATATGCGCGGTCGGTATCCCAAGCACCCCTGGCCGGAAGATCCCCTGACGGCGGATGCGAGTCAGGGGACTAAGAAGCGTCCTGTTCGATGA
- a CDS encoding YbfB/YjiJ family MFS transporter — MPNSHPSCTPPRDLYLVVVAGAILLLVTHGLGRFIYTPLLPYLVDDGQITAGQGAAVATWNYLGYLLGALLAIRWHTISHIRMLLPASLVVHLLTTLAMTQTDHLVAMSAARLFNGIANGVVFVQAPALILEWLVLRNRATLSGHLYIGVGLGLLVSSGLVSSSAHWLEGTERWWPAVVLSIPLAWWATARLLRLDVPVRAQSDGETPPGKSPLFDRASVPLFLSYAGAGLGYILPMTFLPLLAKDQLPADHWLLDGAWFLAAVATILSPSIWNYLGAKIGDLPALRMNFVVQLAGALAAVILPGALGLAVCAALVGSTFVGTVMLTQRIGRALHPHQGPRLSAAMVSVYGFTQMAGPWLTKQWLEAGGTLTTAFGIGVVALALGAVFAFFVPLPGGAGRTDR, encoded by the coding sequence ATGCCAAATTCCCACCCTTCCTGCACACCGCCGCGGGATCTTTATCTGGTCGTGGTAGCGGGTGCCATTCTGTTGCTGGTCACCCACGGCCTGGGCCGTTTCATCTACACGCCGCTATTGCCGTATCTGGTGGACGATGGCCAGATCACTGCCGGGCAGGGTGCTGCGGTGGCCACCTGGAACTACCTTGGCTACCTGCTTGGCGCCTTGCTGGCCATCCGCTGGCACACCATCAGCCACATTCGCATGCTGCTGCCGGCGTCCCTCGTGGTTCATCTGTTGACCACCCTTGCGATGACGCAGACTGACCACCTTGTGGCCATGTCCGCCGCCCGCCTGTTCAATGGCATCGCCAACGGCGTTGTCTTTGTCCAGGCTCCGGCGTTGATCCTGGAATGGCTGGTGCTGCGCAACCGCGCCACTCTGAGTGGGCATCTCTACATTGGTGTAGGCCTGGGCCTTTTGGTATCAAGTGGCCTGGTCAGCTCCAGCGCCCACTGGCTTGAGGGGACTGAACGCTGGTGGCCTGCCGTCGTGCTTTCCATCCCCCTGGCCTGGTGGGCCACGGCGCGGTTACTCCGACTGGACGTACCGGTGAGGGCGCAAAGCGACGGCGAAACCCCGCCGGGAAAATCGCCCCTGTTTGACCGGGCAAGTGTGCCCCTGTTTCTCTCCTACGCCGGGGCTGGTCTCGGTTACATACTGCCGATGACGTTCTTGCCATTGCTGGCCAAGGACCAGTTACCGGCCGACCACTGGCTGCTGGATGGCGCCTGGTTCCTGGCGGCTGTGGCGACGATCCTGTCACCCTCGATATGGAACTATCTTGGTGCAAAAATCGGCGATCTCCCTGCATTGCGCATGAATTTCGTGGTACAGCTTGCCGGCGCCCTGGCGGCAGTGATCTTGCCTGGTGCCTTGGGCCTGGCGGTTTGTGCCGCCCTGGTGGGCAGCACGTTCGTGGGTACGGTGATGCTCACCCAACGCATCGGCCGGGCCCTGCATCCGCACCAGGGGCCGCGACTGTCAGCGGCAATGGTGTCGGTCTACGGCTTCACCCAGATGGCCGGCCCGTGGCTCACCAAGCAATGGCTGGAAGCCGGCGGCACCCTGACCACGGCCTTTGGCATCGGGGTGGTGGCGTTGGCTCTTGGAGCGGTGTTTGCGTTTTTTGTGCCTTTGCCTGGGGGGGCTGGCAGGACTGATCGTTAG
- a CDS encoding cytochrome c oxidase subunit 3, whose protein sequence is MAENQTYYVPEQSKWPIVATVGLGVTLYGAAAIMVNGQQGESTTGPWVMFLIGSLIMAYMLFGWFGTVIKESRSGLYSPQMDRSFRWGMSWFIFSEVMFFAAFFGALFYTRMFAVPWLGGEGDRGSSNILWEGFQATWPLINNPDPDAYPAPEGIIGPWGLPLINTILLVTSSFTVTVAHHALKEDNRKKLKLWLSATIALALIFVCVQGYEYAHAYQDLNLTLQSGIYGSTFFMLTGFHGAHVILGTLMLTIMLIRIHKGHFTGDYHFGFEASAWYWHFVDVVWLGLFVFVYVL, encoded by the coding sequence ATGGCGGAAAACCAGACGTACTACGTTCCGGAACAGAGCAAGTGGCCGATTGTCGCCACCGTCGGGCTGGGGGTTACCCTCTACGGCGCGGCGGCCATAATGGTGAACGGCCAGCAGGGTGAGAGCACCACCGGCCCCTGGGTGATGTTCCTGATAGGCTCCCTGATCATGGCCTATATGCTATTCGGGTGGTTCGGCACGGTCATCAAGGAAAGCCGGTCAGGCCTTTACAGCCCACAGATGGATCGTTCCTTCCGCTGGGGTATGAGCTGGTTTATTTTTTCCGAGGTCATGTTCTTCGCGGCTTTCTTCGGTGCCCTGTTTTACACCCGGATGTTCGCGGTGCCCTGGCTTGGCGGTGAAGGCGACCGTGGTAGCTCCAACATCCTGTGGGAAGGTTTCCAGGCGACTTGGCCGCTGATCAACAACCCTGATCCCGACGCTTACCCGGCACCGGAAGGCATTATCGGTCCCTGGGGTTTGCCGCTGATTAACACCATCCTGCTGGTGACGTCGTCCTTTACGGTCACGGTTGCACACCATGCCCTCAAGGAAGACAACCGCAAAAAGCTCAAACTCTGGCTGAGCGCCACCATTGCGCTGGCGCTGATCTTTGTGTGTGTCCAGGGCTATGAATACGCTCATGCCTATCAGGATCTGAACCTGACCCTGCAGTCGGGTATTTATGGCAGCACCTTCTTCATGCTGACCGGCTTTCATGGCGCCCACGTGATACTGGGTACCCTGATGCTCACGATCATGTTGATCCGCATACACAAAGGCCATTTCACGGGTGATTACCACTTCGGCTTCGAGGCGTCGGCGTGGTATTGGCACTTCGTGGATGTGGTCTGGCTCGGGCTGTTCGTCTTCGTCTACGTGCTCTGA
- a CDS encoding SCO family protein — MDRSIRLTLILLLLVVVLIFGLVVGRQVLLVGNDQPSPPPELSSINAYVYDNSRQLAEFELLNEQGETVTRDSLKGKWTFAFVGYTNCPDICPAAMATLRKTDKMLPEELPQPEFLLISADPEHDTPQRLKDYVGFFGDDFHGLTGDIETLRELARSMNAVFSQRQVDGERLVEHSGHFTLINPDGEMTAVLQPPHKPEDLVEAYREIYEWARENHPRASQS; from the coding sequence ATGGACCGTTCGATTCGCCTGACGCTGATCCTGCTGCTGTTGGTTGTCGTGCTGATCTTCGGGCTGGTGGTTGGACGGCAGGTGTTGCTGGTCGGAAATGACCAGCCTTCACCCCCACCGGAACTCAGCAGTATCAACGCCTACGTGTACGACAACAGTCGTCAACTTGCAGAGTTCGAGCTGCTTAACGAACAGGGCGAAACGGTCACCCGGGACAGCCTGAAGGGCAAATGGACGTTTGCTTTCGTTGGTTATACCAATTGCCCGGACATCTGCCCCGCCGCCATGGCGACCCTGCGCAAAACCGACAAAATGCTACCGGAGGAGCTACCGCAGCCGGAGTTCCTGTTGATTTCCGCCGACCCGGAACACGATACGCCCCAGAGACTGAAAGACTATGTGGGCTTTTTCGGCGACGACTTTCACGGCCTGACTGGCGACATTGAGACACTAAGAGAGCTCGCCAGAAGCATGAACGCGGTTTTCTCCCAACGTCAGGTGGATGGCGAACGGCTGGTGGAACACAGCGGGCATTTCACGCTGATCAACCCGGACGGCGAAATGACCGCCGTGCTTCAGCCTCCCCACAAGCCGGAAGACCTGGTTGAGGCCTATCGTGAGATCTACGAGTGGGCCCGGGAAAATCATCCGCGAGCGTCCCAGTCATGA
- a CDS encoding twin transmembrane helix small protein, whose amino-acid sequence MLKILIVVLMLAVLVSLFSGLFFLIRDGGKTNRVLNSLALRVALSVLLLAVILISVWQGGLTLNPTP is encoded by the coding sequence ATGCTGAAGATTCTCATTGTCGTACTCATGCTGGCCGTTCTGGTGAGCCTGTTCAGCGGTCTGTTCTTCCTGATCCGGGATGGCGGGAAAACGAACCGTGTCCTGAATTCCCTGGCGTTGCGGGTCGCCCTCAGCGTACTGCTGCTGGCAGTCATTCTGATTTCGGTATGGCAAGGGGGCCTGACCCTGAATCCGACCCCCTGA
- the cyoE gene encoding heme o synthase has protein sequence MSEHVKALPAQGTTNESAAAGISWRDFLELTKPTVVAMMILTSVIGMLLATPGVPGWEVMLYGNLGIALLAGAAAVVNHVVDQKIDTVMARTRKRPVATGKISPLDALLFATVLAVAGMVILVWQVNALTAWLTLASLVGYAGVYTLFLKRMTPQNIVIGGLAGAMPPLLGWTAVTGQVEGHALLLVLIIFAWTPPHFWALAIHRKEEYAKAGIPMLPVTHGNKYTELHILLYTLMLLAVSLLPFVTGMSGVIYLVGALALGLRFLQYAVRLLRGDDRRVALNTFKYSITYLMALFVVLLVDHFVFF, from the coding sequence ATGAGCGAGCACGTAAAGGCACTGCCGGCGCAGGGAACGACCAACGAGTCCGCTGCCGCGGGCATTTCCTGGCGGGATTTTCTGGAGCTGACCAAGCCCACTGTGGTGGCGATGATGATCCTCACCTCAGTCATAGGCATGCTACTGGCCACACCGGGCGTGCCGGGTTGGGAGGTTATGCTCTACGGTAACCTGGGCATCGCCCTGCTGGCGGGCGCGGCAGCCGTGGTCAATCACGTGGTGGATCAGAAAATCGACACGGTCATGGCCCGTACCCGCAAACGGCCCGTCGCCACCGGGAAAATCTCGCCGCTGGACGCACTGCTGTTCGCAACCGTGCTGGCGGTTGCCGGCATGGTCATCCTGGTGTGGCAGGTGAATGCGCTGACAGCCTGGCTGACCCTGGCGTCACTGGTGGGGTATGCGGGCGTCTACACCCTGTTTCTCAAGCGTATGACCCCGCAGAACATTGTTATCGGTGGCCTGGCCGGCGCGATGCCGCCACTGTTGGGCTGGACAGCGGTGACCGGGCAAGTGGAAGGTCACGCCCTGTTGCTGGTGCTGATCATCTTCGCCTGGACGCCACCGCATTTCTGGGCACTGGCCATCCATCGCAAGGAAGAATACGCCAAGGCCGGTATTCCCATGCTGCCAGTCACCCATGGCAACAAGTACACAGAGTTACATATACTCCTGTACACCCTGATGCTGCTTGCTGTCAGCCTGCTGCCGTTTGTCACCGGTATGTCTGGCGTTATCTATCTGGTGGGTGCACTGGCCCTCGGCCTGCGTTTCCTGCAGTATGCCGTACGGTTGCTCAGAGGTGATGACCGTCGTGTTGCGCTCAACACCTTCAAATATTCCATCACCTATCTGATGGCCCTGTTTGTGGTGCTGCTGGTCGACCACTTTGTGTTTTTCTGA
- a CDS encoding SURF1 family protein codes for MSDPTDRSRRQWHFDWRLLVFAGFFLPVLLGLGIWQLERAGEKQAQLEQWQQQAGNLSWSQHLAAGLEAGQPVTLSGRYSEVSWLLDNRTRDGAPGYEVLTLFHPVQGRPVVVNRGWVQAPRRRDQLPDVSYPSGELSVKGRLSEFPEPPVLKSVPSDKAGWPKRTQSLSHGQAREIENDVASLVLRLSGPEQPGAYRADWAPDRMGPQTHYGYAVQWFSLAIALVILTVVASYRKTGVRNHNDNG; via the coding sequence ATGTCTGATCCAACCGATCGTTCTCGTCGCCAATGGCACTTCGATTGGCGCCTGTTGGTGTTCGCCGGCTTCTTTCTGCCGGTACTGTTAGGCCTGGGGATCTGGCAGCTGGAGCGAGCAGGAGAGAAACAGGCCCAGCTTGAACAGTGGCAGCAACAGGCCGGAAACCTGAGCTGGTCGCAACATCTGGCGGCCGGCCTCGAAGCCGGGCAACCGGTGACACTGTCCGGCCGTTACAGCGAGGTATCCTGGCTCCTCGATAACCGCACACGCGATGGCGCGCCGGGCTATGAGGTACTGACCCTGTTCCACCCGGTTCAGGGCCGCCCGGTGGTTGTAAATCGCGGTTGGGTACAAGCTCCCCGGCGACGTGATCAACTGCCCGATGTCAGTTATCCGTCCGGAGAGCTTAGTGTGAAGGGGCGGTTGAGTGAGTTTCCGGAACCCCCGGTGCTCAAGTCCGTGCCATCTGACAAAGCGGGCTGGCCGAAGCGAACACAGTCGCTGTCCCACGGGCAGGCTCGGGAAATTGAGAATGATGTTGCCAGCCTGGTACTCAGGCTTTCCGGGCCGGAGCAACCTGGCGCCTACCGCGCCGACTGGGCTCCAGACCGGATGGGGCCACAAACCCATTATGGATATGCGGTGCAATGGTTTTCACTGGCCATCGCGCTGGTTATATTGACGGTCGTAGCGAGCTATCGCAAAACAGGAGTCCGTAATCACAATGACAACGGCTGA
- a CDS encoding YjfB family protein: protein MSDVASLAASATQMSQQNVREQAQIAVLKQSIDMAGQGALQLLEGVTETAVATTGATPSDNIGSMVDVRA, encoded by the coding sequence ATGTCTGACGTTGCTTCCCTGGCTGCCAGCGCCACTCAGATGAGCCAGCAGAATGTGCGCGAACAGGCGCAGATTGCTGTGCTAAAACAGTCCATCGATATGGCCGGGCAGGGTGCCCTGCAACTGCTCGAAGGCGTGACTGAAACCGCCGTAGCCACTACCGGCGCGACCCCATCGGACAATATCGGCAGCATGGTCGACGTCAGGGCCTGA
- a CDS encoding type III PLP-dependent enzyme: MIESANALIADYYDAETFARIKAFADTKDTPCVVIDTATIDRQYNELVEGFPYANVYYAVKANPAPQVLTMLRDKGASFDIASVYELDKVMGLGVTGDRISYGNTIKKAKDIRTFYERGVRLYATDSEADLRNIAKAAPGSKVYVRILTEGTLTADWPLSRKFGCQTDMAMDLLILARDLGLVPYGVSFHVGSQQREIGAWDAALGKVKVIFERLKAEDGIELKMINMGGGFPANYITRTNDLKTYAEEIKRFLDEDFGNDLPEIIIEPGRSLISNAGILVSEVVLISRKSRTALHRWVFTDVGKFGGLIETLDESIKFPIYTEKSGEGEDCVIAGPTCDSADIMYEHHKYPLPLNLAIGDRMYWLSTGAYTTTYSAIEFNGFPPLKDYYI, from the coding sequence ATGATCGAGTCTGCCAACGCTCTTATTGCTGATTACTACGACGCAGAGACCTTTGCCCGTATCAAGGCTTTTGCCGATACCAAGGATACGCCCTGTGTGGTGATTGATACCGCGACCATCGATCGTCAGTACAACGAGTTGGTGGAAGGCTTCCCCTATGCCAACGTTTACTATGCAGTGAAGGCCAACCCGGCCCCGCAGGTTCTGACCATGCTGCGGGACAAGGGCGCCAGCTTTGATATTGCGTCGGTGTACGAACTCGACAAGGTCATGGGCCTGGGTGTGACGGGCGACCGCATCAGTTACGGCAACACCATCAAGAAGGCCAAGGACATTCGCACCTTCTACGAGCGAGGGGTTCGCCTGTACGCGACGGATTCGGAAGCGGACCTGCGCAATATTGCCAAGGCGGCACCGGGCTCGAAAGTGTATGTTCGCATCCTGACCGAAGGCACCCTGACTGCTGACTGGCCGCTGTCACGCAAGTTTGGCTGCCAGACCGACATGGCCATGGATCTGCTGATCCTGGCCCGTGACTTGGGCCTGGTACCTTACGGCGTGTCCTTCCACGTGGGTTCCCAGCAGCGTGAAATCGGCGCGTGGGACGCTGCCCTGGGCAAGGTGAAGGTAATTTTCGAGCGCCTGAAGGCAGAAGACGGCATCGAACTGAAGATGATCAACATGGGCGGTGGTTTTCCGGCGAATTACATTACCCGAACCAACGATCTGAAAACCTACGCGGAAGAGATCAAGCGTTTCCTGGATGAGGATTTTGGTAATGATCTGCCGGAAATTATTATCGAGCCGGGCCGTTCGCTGATTTCCAACGCGGGTATTCTGGTGAGTGAAGTTGTACTGATTTCCCGTAAGTCACGCACAGCGCTGCATCGCTGGGTGTTCACGGATGTAGGTAAATTCGGTGGCCTGATCGAAACGCTTGATGAATCCATCAAGTTTCCGATCTACACCGAAAAATCCGGCGAAGGCGAGGACTGTGTAATTGCAGGCCCAACCTGCGACAGCGCCGACATCATGTACGAACATCACAAGTACCCGCTGCCGCTGAATCTGGCCATCGGCGACCGCATGTACTGGCTGTCCACCGGTGCCTACACCACGACGTACAGTGCAATAGAATTCAACGGATTCCCTCCGTTAAAGGACTATTACATCTGA